One genomic window of Stigmatella ashevillena includes the following:
- a CDS encoding HD-GYP domain-containing protein has translation MAENLKITQGQSENLGEFGRAHSEKLQAMARGLVSGLYMLVRSVKMYDPDNAVFQKPLLQLQDLINQIISKEGRLELVGVKDSFYLNNMLVKVDLNSIDNQRYLLAEMRAKDVGGFALTKSITVPELKNFVWIFSKEQTEQVQEDGLAQRKLLNMKVARFSKLREKLSKDDSLENPDDQKVDRKKYAMTIYARAVFFLQKYMESVREGKPLNSAKALRLVQDFVDISYDQKTHFLGMTTTKREEDYLVYHQVNVCLISIVFGAELGLTKPQLRDLGYIALFHDAGMITIPEELATKKGALTPEEKALFQKAPLISVRNILMEKGFSRSTLLRVVTTFEHKTDFGTAVRDSHGNIQMVIPKMNLGVYAKIISICAAYDALTSKRPYRDAYGPDVALMLMWTELRSKFDPELLQVFMRVMAIQPVKVLSKRQQNVSLSGV, from the coding sequence ATGGCCGAGAACCTGAAAATCACCCAAGGCCAGTCGGAAAACCTCGGGGAGTTCGGCCGCGCGCACTCGGAGAAGCTCCAGGCGATGGCACGCGGCCTGGTGAGCGGGCTCTACATGCTGGTGCGGTCCGTGAAGATGTATGACCCGGACAACGCCGTCTTCCAGAAGCCGCTGTTGCAATTGCAGGATCTCATCAACCAGATCATCTCCAAAGAAGGCCGGTTGGAGCTGGTGGGCGTGAAGGACTCCTTCTACCTGAACAACATGCTGGTGAAGGTGGACCTGAACTCCATCGACAACCAGCGTTACCTGCTGGCGGAGATGCGGGCCAAGGACGTGGGAGGCTTCGCGCTGACCAAGTCCATCACCGTGCCGGAGCTGAAGAACTTCGTCTGGATCTTCAGCAAGGAGCAGACGGAGCAGGTGCAGGAAGACGGGCTGGCGCAGCGCAAGCTGCTCAACATGAAGGTGGCCCGGTTCTCCAAGCTCCGCGAAAAGCTGAGCAAGGACGACTCGCTGGAGAACCCGGACGACCAGAAGGTGGACCGCAAGAAGTACGCGATGACCATCTACGCGCGCGCAGTGTTCTTCCTCCAGAAGTACATGGAGTCGGTGCGCGAGGGAAAGCCACTGAACTCGGCCAAGGCGCTGCGGCTGGTGCAGGACTTCGTGGACATCTCCTATGACCAGAAGACGCACTTTCTGGGGATGACCACGACGAAGCGCGAGGAGGACTACCTCGTCTACCACCAGGTGAACGTCTGCCTGATCAGCATCGTGTTCGGGGCGGAGCTGGGGCTGACGAAACCGCAGTTGAGAGACCTGGGCTACATCGCGCTGTTCCACGACGCGGGGATGATCACCATTCCGGAGGAGCTGGCAACCAAGAAGGGAGCGCTGACGCCGGAGGAGAAGGCGCTGTTCCAGAAGGCGCCGCTCATCTCGGTGCGCAACATCCTGATGGAGAAGGGCTTCTCGCGCTCCACGCTGCTGCGGGTGGTGACGACGTTCGAGCACAAGACGGACTTCGGCACGGCGGTGCGGGACTCGCACGGCAACATCCAGATGGTCATCCCCAAGATGAACCTGGGGGTGTACGCGAAGATCATCTCCATCTGTGCCGCATACGACGCGCTGACGAGCAAGCGTCCCTACCGGGATGCCTACGGCCCGGACGTGGCGCTGATGCTGATGTGGACGGAGTTGCGCAGCAAGTTCGACCCGGAGTTGCTGCAGGTCTTCATGCGCGTGATGGCCATCCAGCCGGTGAAGGTGCTCTCCAAGCGCCAGCAGAACGTGTCCCTGTCCGGGGTGTGA
- a CDS encoding M91 family zinc metallopeptidase, producing the protein MKGQHAAQASKKASGQVPTVSTDASGRTVVDLGSGNNTATVSQTKDGRLVVKSDGHTRTFTAEESRGLIIRGGAGNDTVKVGANVTRAVTIEGGTGNDKLWGGRGRDTLDGGAGDDYLNGGKGNDVLRGSAGRDVAYGLDGKDHLDGGTGRDYLDGGLGSDKLFGQSGADQLIGGRDNDRLEGGSGNDTLAGGFGRDTLQGGHGRDSLYIQRDDSVRQGGQDNRSFVDMSTASGLGSSISVSGSAEFRAQVQSDLDALRSLPTGQRMLRGLDATGKPIQILSTRKPSEGSSALPTGDLYTNKDRTHLLSTSAQISYNSNMTDLSSITPEKVRREEWQVLPPSVGLFHELAHAHDFLTGELDRRSTNGTPNAELSATGLPHNGTPSHRPSENDLRAELSLPRRTSYYLRG; encoded by the coding sequence GTGAAGGGTCAGCATGCAGCTCAGGCTTCCAAGAAGGCCTCCGGCCAAGTGCCGACCGTGAGCACGGATGCCTCCGGACGCACGGTGGTGGACCTGGGCAGTGGGAACAACACCGCCACCGTCTCCCAGACGAAGGACGGCCGTCTGGTCGTGAAGTCCGATGGCCACACGCGCACCTTTACGGCGGAAGAGTCCCGCGGCCTCATCATCCGAGGAGGCGCGGGGAACGACACGGTGAAGGTAGGAGCCAACGTGACCCGGGCCGTCACCATCGAGGGCGGCACCGGCAATGACAAGCTCTGGGGTGGCCGGGGCCGAGACACGCTGGACGGTGGCGCGGGGGACGACTACCTCAACGGTGGCAAGGGCAATGACGTGCTGCGCGGCAGCGCGGGCCGGGACGTGGCGTATGGGCTCGACGGCAAGGACCATCTGGATGGCGGCACAGGGCGCGACTACCTGGATGGCGGACTCGGTTCCGACAAGCTGTTCGGTCAGAGCGGAGCGGACCAACTCATCGGTGGACGCGACAACGACCGGCTGGAGGGGGGCAGCGGCAACGACACACTGGCCGGGGGATTCGGACGCGACACCCTCCAGGGAGGCCATGGCCGTGACTCGCTCTATATCCAGCGGGACGACTCCGTACGCCAGGGAGGGCAAGATAACCGGAGCTTCGTCGACATGAGCACAGCCAGTGGCCTGGGCAGCTCCATCTCCGTCTCTGGCAGCGCGGAGTTCCGCGCTCAGGTGCAATCCGACCTGGACGCGCTGCGCTCACTGCCGACAGGGCAGCGAATGCTCCGGGGGCTCGACGCGACCGGAAAGCCCATCCAGATCCTTTCCACCCGGAAGCCCTCCGAAGGCAGCAGCGCCCTTCCCACAGGCGACCTCTACACCAACAAGGACCGCACTCACCTCCTCTCTACTTCCGCCCAGATCTCCTACAACAGCAACATGACGGACCTCTCGAGCATCACCCCAGAGAAAGTCAGGAGAGAAGAGTGGCAGGTGTTGCCTCCCTCGGTGGGGTTGTTTCACGAGCTGGCCCATGCTCATGATTTCCTGACCGGCGAGCTTGATCGTCGATCCACCAACGGCACACCGAACGCGGAGCTGTCCGCGACGGGGTTGCCCCACAATGGAACGCCGTCCCACCGCCCAAGCGAGAATGACCTGCGCGCGGAGTTGAGCCTGCCCCGGCGCACGTCCTATTACCTTCGCGGTTAA
- a CDS encoding AbfB domain-containing protein, with product MRWLVTVLTAVCVLLMSGLASSPLAAAATGDGSPSDANILYVGRWDKTNASVYRSYWPGAYFRVNFTGTTVQLRLAAATNLYVSIDGRGDVYYPGANGTINLTPTPLAAGAHTLRVASRSESDVLQFQGLVLGSGATTQAPAVRTRRLEFIGDSITAGCCALSQGALSDYAWLVGEALNADHTQIAYSGICLQDGVACFSPNGIGMSNQYFKLQTVQYPSSPMWDFSRYQADAVVINLGTNDNTKNISDAALQSTYTTFLQNVRAQHPNAILFALRTFGGFKVAPTLAAVNARISAGDTKLYYVDTSGWVTPGTSDFSDDLHPSESGHVKIAKLLAPVIAKTARWETPFSDDFNDGNANGWSVYGGSWAVSGSQLTVAAHPGAKAIPAGVLFSNGTLDADITLGAAGNAGLMFRASRLETGTDAYQGYFAGFEQGQVFLGKADNNWTTIASVAASLAANTVHHVRVVAVGSTLSVYVDDMVTPKITATDASYASGTIGVRTYQAAARFDNVTARAFSRFESSLRGYFIRHQSSRGRIDNFLSPAEDAEWRIVPGLANASALSLESVAFPGYFLRHANGELWLSQNDGSALFKADATWWRRPGQANSSLTSFESFNFPGSYIRHRSSLLYSEPLSTDLDRSDATFRE from the coding sequence ATGCGATGGCTCGTAACCGTGTTGACGGCGGTCTGTGTGCTTCTCATGTCAGGGCTCGCGAGCAGCCCCCTGGCGGCCGCGGCCACGGGGGATGGTTCTCCCTCCGATGCGAACATTCTTTACGTGGGCAGGTGGGACAAGACGAACGCGTCTGTCTATCGGAGCTACTGGCCGGGTGCCTATTTCCGGGTCAACTTCACTGGCACGACGGTGCAACTCCGTCTGGCCGCGGCCACAAACCTCTACGTCAGCATCGACGGAAGAGGGGATGTCTATTACCCGGGGGCCAATGGGACCATCAATCTGACCCCAACGCCGCTGGCCGCTGGAGCGCACACCCTGCGGGTGGCGTCCCGCTCCGAGTCGGATGTCTTGCAGTTCCAGGGATTGGTCTTGGGCAGTGGTGCGACCACCCAGGCGCCCGCCGTCCGGACCAGGCGGCTCGAGTTCATCGGAGACTCGATCACCGCGGGGTGCTGTGCCCTGAGCCAAGGCGCCTTGAGTGACTACGCGTGGCTGGTGGGTGAGGCCTTGAACGCGGACCATACCCAGATTGCCTATTCTGGTATCTGTCTCCAGGACGGCGTGGCTTGCTTCTCTCCGAACGGCATCGGAATGAGCAATCAGTATTTCAAGCTGCAGACCGTACAGTACCCGTCTTCCCCCATGTGGGACTTCTCCCGCTATCAGGCCGATGCGGTGGTCATCAACCTGGGGACCAACGACAACACCAAGAACATCTCCGACGCCGCCCTCCAGAGCACGTACACCACCTTTCTGCAGAACGTCCGGGCCCAGCACCCGAACGCCATCCTCTTCGCGCTGAGGACCTTCGGGGGATTCAAGGTGGCCCCCACGCTGGCCGCCGTGAACGCGAGGATCTCCGCCGGTGACACGAAGCTGTACTATGTGGACACCAGTGGTTGGGTGACGCCGGGGACTTCGGATTTCAGCGATGACCTGCATCCTTCGGAGAGCGGGCACGTGAAGATCGCCAAGCTCTTGGCGCCCGTCATTGCCAAGACGGCGCGATGGGAGACCCCGTTCAGCGATGACTTCAATGACGGCAACGCGAATGGTTGGAGTGTCTACGGGGGAAGCTGGGCCGTGTCTGGAAGCCAGTTGACCGTCGCGGCCCATCCTGGCGCGAAGGCGATTCCTGCGGGCGTGCTCTTCTCGAATGGCACGCTCGATGCCGACATCACGCTTGGTGCCGCTGGCAACGCGGGACTGATGTTCCGGGCCAGCCGCCTGGAGACCGGGACGGATGCCTACCAGGGGTACTTCGCCGGTTTCGAGCAAGGCCAGGTGTTCCTGGGCAAGGCGGACAACAACTGGACGACGATTGCGTCGGTGGCGGCGTCTCTTGCCGCCAATACGGTTCACCATGTCCGAGTGGTGGCCGTGGGGTCTACCCTCAGCGTCTACGTGGATGACATGGTCACGCCAAAGATCACCGCGACGGACGCCTCGTATGCGTCGGGGACGATCGGTGTCAGGACTTACCAGGCGGCCGCGCGGTTCGACAACGTGACGGCCCGCGCCTTTTCACGGTTCGAGTCTTCACTGCGGGGCTACTTCATCCGGCATCAGAGCAGCCGGGGCCGGATCGACAATTTCCTGTCTCCAGCAGAAGACGCGGAGTGGCGAATCGTTCCGGGACTGGCGAATGCCTCCGCCCTCTCCCTGGAGTCCGTTGCGTTCCCTGGCTACTTCCTGAGGCACGCCAACGGAGAACTCTGGCTGTCCCAGAACGATGGCTCCGCTTTGTTCAAGGCAGATGCCACGTGGTGGCGTCGGCCGGGACAAGCCAATTCCAGTCTGACTTCGTTCGAGTCCTTCAACTTCCCCGGTAGCTACATCCGGCACCGCAGCAGCTTGCTGTACAGCGAGCCTCTGTCCACAGACCTGGATCGGAGTGATGCGACCTTCCGGGAGTGA
- a CDS encoding DUF2071 domain-containing protein, with product MGARTQSPEPDTSAVERFIPRPKSGLWDVTTLLLDFAIVTYAVEPEALARHLPPEFEPDTFVLGDGRRVALVSAVPFRDQDFRFGFAPFIRASMGQTNYRAYVRYRGERAVWFFGTSLDSFWVWVPRSGWKLPWHSARMRFETRWTGDSCEHYRLDTEGSWGRAQLELTGTQTPMGCLEGFRDEEETAWILTHPLRGFYSRRDGRLGTYTVWHERLRLHRATVREARFQVFEHLGLTTAKSVPHSVLVQQRTEFIIFLPPRPLV from the coding sequence ATGGGTGCTCGAACGCAGTCCCCAGAACCTGACACCTCCGCCGTGGAGCGCTTCATCCCGCGTCCCAAGAGCGGCCTGTGGGACGTGACGACCCTCCTGCTCGACTTCGCCATCGTCACCTACGCCGTCGAGCCCGAGGCGCTCGCGCGGCATCTGCCGCCGGAATTCGAACCGGACACATTCGTGCTGGGAGATGGACGCCGGGTGGCACTCGTTTCCGCCGTCCCCTTCAGGGACCAGGACTTCCGCTTTGGCTTCGCCCCTTTCATCCGCGCGAGCATGGGACAGACCAACTACCGGGCCTACGTGCGCTACCGAGGCGAGCGCGCGGTCTGGTTCTTCGGCACCTCCCTCGATTCGTTCTGGGTCTGGGTGCCGCGCTCGGGGTGGAAGCTGCCGTGGCACTCCGCGCGCATGCGCTTCGAGACGCGCTGGACGGGCGACTCTTGTGAGCACTACCGGCTCGACACGGAGGGCTCGTGGGGCCGCGCGCAACTGGAGCTGACGGGCACGCAGACCCCCATGGGCTGCCTGGAGGGTTTCCGAGATGAGGAGGAGACCGCGTGGATCCTTACCCACCCGCTGCGAGGCTTCTACTCCCGCCGGGATGGAAGGCTCGGCACGTACACAGTGTGGCACGAGCGGCTGCGGCTCCACCGTGCCACCGTCCGCGAAGCGCGGTTCCAGGTCTTCGAGCACCTGGGGCTGACCACGGCGAAGAGCGTGCCTCACTCCGTGCTGGTGCAGCAGCGCACCGAGTTCATCATCTTCCTGCCACCGCGGCCCCTGGTCTGA
- a CDS encoding GMC family oxidoreductase, whose translation MAKKTSSPRPDKDRLIQQLQAGRLSRRGFLTLLGLSATAVGTQTLFSCSDASSDYDYIIVGAGSAGCTLAARLLTGSDARVLLIEAGGTNEREEIRDFSQSWRLTLPGSETDWGHKSVPQRELLNTPQSYSSGKVLGGSSSINGMVWVHGNKADFDGWAAAGCPGWDFNSVQPSFQAVLQAIQPSSALTSRNALAQAILETVAGLGHPRNPDYNGEQQLGVGYTQLNVLEDGRRQDAFTAFVAPHADNPRLSILMGARVKRLSVRGQKAEGVILDQDGVEKTLKAGREIIVCAGTLHTPHLLMLSGIGDPAELERHGIPVVAAIPGVGKNLHDHLISVVARKLWRPEPISHVTSMDVSIFFGEGPRPGMPKFEVQVYYMRHGWSTYPSEAVAFGLINLHPTSRGTVTLRSADFQDAPLIDPNFLGTPEDKAHQLEGYKAIRAMLAAPSLRDWVEGVEHTPGPDVSTDEQLQAALSKYSESDFHSVGTCRMGQDGLAVVDPQLRVVGLQGLRLASAAIMPTVPSGNTNAASMMVGDRAGRLILDPS comes from the coding sequence ATGGCGAAGAAGACGTCCTCCCCCCGGCCCGACAAGGACCGCCTCATCCAGCAGCTCCAGGCCGGAAGGCTCTCCCGCCGCGGCTTCTTGACCCTGCTCGGCCTGTCGGCCACGGCGGTGGGAACCCAGACGCTCTTCAGCTGTTCGGACGCATCCTCGGATTATGACTACATCATCGTGGGCGCGGGCTCCGCGGGGTGCACCCTGGCGGCGAGACTGCTCACCGGTTCGGATGCGCGCGTCCTGCTGATCGAGGCCGGTGGCACGAACGAGCGCGAGGAGATCCGTGACTTCAGCCAGTCCTGGAGGCTGACGCTGCCCGGCTCCGAGACCGATTGGGGCCACAAGTCGGTGCCGCAGCGCGAGCTGCTGAACACGCCTCAGTCCTATTCCAGTGGCAAGGTGCTGGGGGGCAGCAGCTCCATCAACGGCATGGTCTGGGTGCACGGCAACAAGGCCGACTTCGACGGCTGGGCCGCCGCCGGATGTCCTGGCTGGGACTTCAACAGCGTCCAGCCTTCCTTCCAGGCGGTGCTTCAGGCGATCCAGCCGTCTTCCGCGCTGACGTCGCGCAACGCGCTGGCCCAAGCCATTCTCGAAACGGTGGCCGGTCTCGGCCACCCACGCAACCCGGACTACAACGGCGAGCAGCAACTGGGCGTGGGCTATACCCAACTGAACGTGCTGGAAGATGGCAGGCGCCAAGATGCCTTCACTGCCTTCGTGGCGCCGCACGCGGACAACCCCCGGCTGAGCATCCTGATGGGGGCCCGGGTCAAGCGCCTCTCCGTGCGCGGACAGAAGGCGGAAGGGGTCATTCTCGATCAGGACGGCGTGGAGAAGACGCTGAAGGCAGGGCGGGAGATCATCGTCTGCGCGGGCACCCTCCACACGCCCCACCTGCTGATGCTCTCGGGCATTGGCGACCCGGCGGAGCTGGAGCGCCATGGCATTCCCGTGGTGGCGGCGATACCGGGCGTGGGCAAGAACCTGCACGATCACCTCATCTCGGTGGTGGCCCGCAAGCTGTGGCGGCCCGAGCCGATCTCCCATGTCACCTCCATGGATGTGAGTATCTTCTTCGGGGAGGGGCCGCGGCCGGGAATGCCGAAGTTCGAGGTGCAGGTCTATTACATGCGGCACGGCTGGTCGACGTACCCCTCCGAGGCGGTGGCCTTTGGCCTCATCAACTTGCACCCCACGAGCCGGGGCACCGTGACGCTGCGCTCGGCGGACTTCCAGGACGCGCCCCTCATCGATCCAAACTTCCTGGGCACACCGGAGGACAAAGCCCACCAGCTCGAAGGCTACAAGGCCATCCGGGCCATGCTCGCCGCGCCCAGCTTGCGTGACTGGGTGGAGGGGGTGGAACACACGCCGGGGCCAGACGTCTCGACAGACGAGCAACTCCAGGCCGCCTTGAGCAAATATTCCGAGAGCGATTTCCACTCGGTGGGCACGTGCCGGATGGGACAGGATGGCCTGGCGGTGGTGGACCCTCAGCTCCGCGTGGTGGGCCTGCAAGGGCTGCGGTTGGCGAGCGCCGCCATCATGCCCACCGTCCCTTCGGGAAACACCAACGCGGCCAGCATGATGGTGGGTGATCGTGCCGGAAGGCTGATCCTCGACCCAAGCTAA
- a CDS encoding glycoside hydrolase family 13 protein → MPPPNPPPHIPWWKDAIVYQIYPRSFQDSNGDGIGDLRGIIRRLDYLKRLGVDVLWLSPIYASPNDDNGYDISDYRAIMPEFGSMADFEELLREAHARGLKIMLDLVVNHTSDEHPWFIESRASPQSNKRDYYIWKQGQNGQPPTRWQSYFSGPVWEKDERSGEFYLHLFSRKQPDLNWENPAVRREVHDMMRFWLDKGVDGWRMDTINMLSKPPHYPEGQPIPGTTLTEGQPHFLNGPRIHEFLQEMHREVLAHYDVMTVGETPGVTPAEGALYCGQERDELNMVFHFEHVFLGDETAERGKWSNPPLRLPDIKRVLARWQTELHGRGWNSLYWDNHDQPRAVSRFGNDREYRVESAKMLCTVLLFMQGTPYIYQGQELGMTNVSFESISHYKDIETLNAYKVLRDEHGWDDARVLAGVYARGRDNARTPMHWSGGKNAGFTEGTPWIALNPNYPDINAEAAEAEPHSVWHHYRDVIALRKALPVVRDGTFTLLDPEHPTVFSYIREDAHTRLLVVGHFHGQTEAYRIPPEFVGGAVLSNNYPSLEGAQELQLRPYQAVVLRAR, encoded by the coding sequence ATGCCCCCTCCCAATCCCCCCCCTCACATTCCCTGGTGGAAGGACGCCATCGTCTACCAGATCTACCCCCGCAGCTTTCAGGACAGCAACGGGGACGGAATCGGCGACCTGCGCGGCATCATCCGGCGGCTCGATTACCTCAAGCGCCTCGGCGTGGATGTCCTCTGGCTCTCGCCGATCTATGCGTCCCCCAACGACGACAACGGCTACGACATCTCCGACTACCGCGCCATCATGCCCGAGTTCGGCAGCATGGCCGACTTCGAGGAACTCCTTCGCGAAGCCCACGCGCGCGGCCTGAAGATCATGCTCGATCTTGTCGTGAACCACACCAGCGACGAGCACCCCTGGTTCATCGAATCCCGGGCGAGCCCGCAGTCCAACAAGCGCGATTACTACATCTGGAAGCAGGGGCAGAACGGCCAGCCCCCCACCCGCTGGCAGTCGTACTTCAGCGGCCCCGTGTGGGAGAAGGACGAACGGAGCGGCGAGTTCTACCTGCACCTCTTCAGCCGCAAGCAACCCGATCTGAACTGGGAGAACCCCGCGGTGCGGCGCGAAGTGCACGACATGATGCGCTTCTGGCTCGACAAAGGCGTGGACGGGTGGCGCATGGACACCATCAACATGCTCAGCAAGCCCCCCCACTACCCCGAGGGACAGCCCATCCCCGGAACAACCCTCACCGAGGGCCAACCGCACTTCCTGAACGGCCCGCGCATTCACGAGTTCCTTCAAGAGATGCACCGCGAAGTGCTCGCCCACTACGACGTGATGACAGTCGGCGAGACCCCCGGAGTGACGCCCGCCGAGGGCGCGTTGTACTGCGGCCAGGAGCGAGACGAGCTGAACATGGTCTTTCACTTCGAGCACGTGTTCCTCGGAGACGAAACCGCCGAGCGCGGCAAATGGAGCAACCCGCCACTGCGCCTGCCCGACATCAAACGCGTGCTGGCGCGCTGGCAGACGGAGTTGCACGGCCGCGGCTGGAACAGCCTGTACTGGGACAACCACGATCAGCCGCGCGCCGTGTCGCGCTTCGGCAATGACCGGGAGTACCGCGTGGAGAGCGCCAAGATGCTCTGCACCGTGCTGCTGTTCATGCAGGGAACGCCCTACATCTACCAAGGCCAGGAACTCGGCATGACCAACGTGTCCTTCGAGAGCATCTCACACTACAAGGACATCGAGACCCTCAATGCCTACAAGGTGCTGCGCGACGAGCACGGCTGGGACGATGCCCGCGTCCTCGCGGGCGTGTATGCCCGCGGGCGGGACAACGCCCGAACGCCCATGCACTGGTCCGGAGGAAAAAACGCGGGGTTCACCGAGGGCACGCCCTGGATCGCCCTGAACCCCAACTATCCGGACATCAACGCCGAGGCAGCCGAAGCGGAGCCGCACTCCGTCTGGCACCACTACCGGGACGTCATCGCGCTGCGCAAAGCCTTGCCGGTCGTTCGGGACGGCACCTTCACCCTCCTGGACCCCGAGCACCCGACCGTCTTCAGTTACATCCGGGAAGACGCTCACACCCGGTTGCTCGTGGTCGGCCACTTCCATGGCCAGACCGAGGCCTACCGGATTCCCCCCGAGTTCGTCGGCGGAGCGGTGCTCAGCAACAACTACCCATCCCTCGAGGGCGCGCAGGAGTTGCAGTTGCGGCCCTACCAAGCGGTGGTCCTTCGCGCCCGCTAA
- a CDS encoding Gfo/Idh/MocA family protein codes for MDDTPRLWTRRHVLGTTGGLLAASAWVPDTVLAAAPSQPPKVELPAIDAPTEGEPGPLPNPFPPDQRVGWAIVGLGHLSLEELVPGFAECKRSRLVALVSGDRSKAQTVARQYGVPEKGLYDYKTFDQIRDNPEVQAVYIVLPNSMHAEYTVRAAQAGKHVFCEKPMANTVAECQQMIDACAKAGRKLGVAYRLQYEPHHRALIEMARKKELGTLKFFSADNGQNQGDPNHWRLKKALSGGGPLPDVGIYCLNAARYLSGEEPVEVQASLYSTPGDARFKEVEESVAFQLRFPSGLLASCTTSYGLHRSQRMRLMGSDAWAEMNPAFPYEGQRLMIGRKSQANPQAEDIIERRFSGGSQFAREMDHFSQCVQENLTPHTPGEEGMADMRIIEALYRSARDGRPQKLEAVKKLDAFRRPAPKGS; via the coding sequence ATGGACGATACCCCCCGGTTGTGGACGCGCAGACACGTGCTGGGCACGACAGGCGGCTTGCTGGCCGCGAGCGCCTGGGTCCCAGACACCGTACTTGCAGCCGCCCCCTCTCAACCTCCCAAGGTCGAACTTCCCGCCATCGATGCGCCCACGGAAGGCGAGCCAGGGCCCCTGCCTAACCCCTTCCCACCGGACCAACGGGTGGGCTGGGCCATCGTGGGGCTCGGCCATCTGTCCCTGGAAGAGCTCGTACCTGGCTTTGCCGAGTGCAAACGCAGCCGTCTGGTGGCGCTCGTGAGCGGAGATCGCTCCAAGGCCCAGACCGTGGCCCGGCAGTATGGGGTGCCCGAGAAGGGCCTCTACGACTACAAGACGTTCGATCAGATCCGGGACAACCCAGAGGTGCAGGCGGTCTACATCGTGCTGCCCAACAGCATGCACGCCGAGTACACGGTGCGCGCCGCTCAGGCCGGCAAGCACGTCTTCTGCGAGAAGCCCATGGCCAATACCGTGGCCGAGTGCCAGCAGATGATCGACGCGTGCGCCAAGGCGGGCCGCAAGCTGGGGGTGGCGTACCGTCTCCAGTATGAGCCTCATCACCGGGCGCTCATCGAGATGGCGCGCAAGAAGGAGCTGGGCACCCTGAAGTTCTTCTCCGCCGACAATGGCCAGAACCAGGGAGACCCCAACCACTGGCGGCTCAAGAAGGCGCTCTCGGGCGGAGGCCCGCTGCCGGACGTGGGCATCTACTGCCTGAACGCGGCGCGCTACTTGAGTGGCGAGGAGCCCGTGGAGGTCCAAGCCTCTCTGTACAGCACGCCCGGAGATGCCCGCTTCAAGGAGGTGGAGGAGAGCGTCGCGTTCCAGCTTCGCTTCCCCTCGGGACTGCTGGCCTCGTGCACGACGAGCTATGGCCTGCACCGCTCCCAGCGAATGCGGCTGATGGGCTCGGACGCCTGGGCGGAGATGAACCCCGCCTTTCCCTATGAGGGACAGCGGCTGATGATCGGCCGGAAGTCCCAAGCCAACCCCCAGGCAGAGGACATCATCGAGCGCCGCTTCTCCGGAGGCAGCCAGTTCGCCCGCGAGATGGATCACTTCTCCCAGTGCGTGCAGGAGAACCTGACGCCGCACACGCCGGGCGAGGAGGGCATGGCGGACATGCGCATCATCGAGGCGCTCTACCGCTCGGCGCGAGACGGCCGTCCCCAGAAGCTGGAAGCGGTGAAGAAGCTGGATGCGTTCCGCAGGCCTGCGCCCAAGGGCTCCTGA
- a CDS encoding RluA family pseudouridine synthase: MVSPEPREHRAPPEARGERLDQHLARAFPEFTRSRIQGLIEAGHVRADGRAVKASSRLRGGELLSLHVPPPVAALPVAEELPLEVLHEDRDLVVVNKAAGMVVHPGAGHASGTLVNALLHRVKDLAGVGGELRPGIVHRLDKDTTGCLVVAKNEQALVALQKAFKTRAVEKTYLALVHGHPKAEGRIETLYGRHPVHRQRFTGKVKEGKSAVTVFRTRELFEGAALVEVDLLTGRTHQIRVHLSESGHPLLCDALYGAGRKAKGQVAEAQERLGRQALHAWRLGFAHPRTGKALKLEAPLPEDFSSSMKVLRASP, translated from the coding sequence TTGGTGAGCCCGGAGCCGCGCGAGCACCGCGCTCCGCCCGAAGCCCGGGGCGAGCGGTTGGATCAGCACCTGGCGCGCGCGTTTCCCGAGTTCACCCGTTCCCGGATTCAGGGGCTGATCGAAGCCGGCCACGTGCGGGCCGACGGTCGCGCCGTGAAGGCCTCGTCGCGCCTGCGGGGGGGCGAGCTGCTGTCCCTGCACGTTCCCCCGCCCGTGGCGGCCCTCCCGGTGGCAGAGGAACTGCCGCTCGAGGTGCTGCACGAGGACCGGGACCTGGTGGTGGTGAACAAGGCCGCGGGCATGGTGGTTCATCCGGGGGCAGGGCATGCCTCGGGGACGCTGGTGAATGCGCTGCTGCACCGGGTGAAGGACCTGGCGGGGGTGGGCGGAGAGCTCCGGCCAGGCATCGTCCACCGGCTCGACAAGGACACGACCGGGTGCCTGGTCGTGGCGAAGAACGAGCAAGCGCTGGTGGCGCTGCAGAAGGCCTTCAAGACGCGCGCGGTGGAGAAGACGTACCTGGCACTGGTGCACGGGCACCCGAAGGCCGAGGGGCGCATCGAGACGCTGTACGGGCGCCACCCGGTTCACCGCCAGCGGTTCACGGGCAAGGTGAAGGAGGGCAAGAGCGCGGTGACGGTGTTCCGGACGCGCGAGCTCTTCGAGGGGGCGGCGCTGGTGGAGGTGGATCTGCTGACGGGCCGGACGCACCAGATCCGGGTGCACCTGTCCGAGTCCGGGCACCCGCTGCTGTGCGATGCCCTGTACGGCGCGGGGCGCAAGGCGAAGGGGCAGGTGGCGGAGGCACAGGAGCGGCTGGGCCGTCAGGCACTGCACGCCTGGCGCCTGGGCTTCGCCCACCCAAGGACGGGCAAGGCGCTGAAGCTCGAAGCGCCTCTTCCGGAGGACTTCTCTTCGAGCATGAAGGTGCTTCGGGCAAGCCCTTGA